DNA sequence from the Sardina pilchardus chromosome 23, fSarPil1.1, whole genome shotgun sequence genome:
AATACAGCGATAGAACAGGCTAGCAGGCAACATCAAAACATGATAAACATGAGTGATAGTTTATGATCTCTATTGTCCCCATCAAATACTGAACATGTCAATTGTCTGTAGTGACTAACCACATATTTTGTACACTTTAGACTAACCACATATTTTGTACACTTTAGACTAACCGCATCTTTTGTACACTTTAGACTAACCACATCTTATGTACACTATAGATAACCACGTCTTATGTGCACTATAGATCAGCCACatcttatgtaggcctacactatagGTAACCACGTCTTATGTACACTATACATGTAGATCAGCCACatcttacagtatgtacactatCAGCCACATCTTCTTTACACTATAGATCAGCTACATCTAATGCGCACAATAGGCAACCACATCTTGTGTCCGCTATAGATAACCACGTCTTATTTACACTAGATAAACCATATCTTATGTACAATATAGATAAACCACATCTTATGTACAATATAGATAAACCACATCTTATGTACAATATAGATAAACCACATCGTGTGTCCGCTATAGATAACCACGTCTTATTTACACTAGATAAACCACATCTTATGTACAATATAGATAAAACCACATCTTATGTCCAACATAGATAAACCACATCTTATGTACACTATAGGCTAACCACGTCTTATGTGCACTATAGATAAACCACATCTTATGCACACTATAGATAACCATGTCTTATGTACACTAGGCTCACCACCCCCTATCAGCCTGTCTTGTAACACATTGTGCTTTGCTGAATACGACGAACCGCAGCGGTGTGCTTACATATCCAACATATGTTGAACCCTGTATGCCTTGCCCTCTCCATCAGCTGTCCATGCCCTTGTCTCAACCTCAGCATTTATTAACTTGACAGCTAAATACCGCTGTGACTGGAGCTTAAAGAcagccttttttccccctcttaaTTTCATACCATCATGACGtgcatttttggccattttgagtcacaacacaaatgaacatactgtatcaggCATGGCTTTTCGTCCCTCGTCGTGCCCCCACAGATTAACATGTTAAATATGCATATAAATAGTGCATGACAAAAACCCTTTAACCGTTTCGCCAGAGCAAGGGATCACACATGAAGTGCAAAGAGAATAAAATGCCCTCAAAACAAGTAGTTACTCCACCTCAACcacatttttatttaaaaaaaaaaaaaaaaaaaaaaaagtaggcaGGTCGAATGTAGCAAAGCATAGAAATGTCATTCTGAGACACATCATTGAGAATGCTGCAACAAATAATAGATGAGCTGTGGTACCACATTACACAGTAAGACAGATAATTATCTCCCCTCGTGATGTGCAGTCGGCTTGGAGTGATGGCCAGCCCCCGCAAAAAACAAAGTTGTCACAGAAATAATAGATCCGAAGGTCAGGCTTCAATTTCCACAgtaaagacgtgtgtgtgtgtgtgtgtgtgtgtgtgtgtgtgtgtgtgtgtgtgtgtgtgtgtgtgtgtgtgtgtgtgtgtgtgtgtgtgtgcgtacacgtctgtgtctgtgtgtgctcgagtatgtgtgtttttctgtgtctacgtctgtgtgtgtgtgtgtgtgtgtgtgtgtgtgtgtgtgtgtgtgtgtgtgtgtgtttgtgtatctgtctgtctgtctgcgtgtagGTGCATCTGTCAGTGTTTCCCATGATAACCTATCTGATTTCAGCAATATGTCCAGCTGTATTTCAAAAAATGACAGGAAAGTGCCTTATTAATCTGATGTTTCCTGCTTCAAGAATAAAGAAATGCTTTGATAAAGCAAAGGTCTTCTTCCCCACTCAATCCAATGTGTCTGAGCCCACAATGAAACCAATAGTCTATGCCGTATAGGTCTTAACACCTGTTCCTTCATACAGACCACAATCCATAGGAGGCATCCATATTCCCCCTATTACATCACGTAAGATCTCTTTCGAGTTATCTCAAACCACCACACATATCTGACCTTTCAATTGAAAACATATCGTGGGCAGGCTGgtctcattcattcatacaaaataaaaacaaataaatacaacatAAAAATAGATGTAAGATTActgacaaaaaaatgaaaatgcagaacAAGTGAATATCAGCAGTGAGTTATCAGACACTATCTTTGATGGTACTTCcttgcgtttttttttctctatacatgtatttgtttgtaaaaTGTAATCTTAAAAATACTCGACGACGCAAATCTTGATAATTCTCTCGCTTATGCTGGCGCAGATCCCGATGCACGTATTCATTGTCCATGCATTCTTTCATGACAAGAGCCAAGCTGCAGACTCTATCCCACCTCACTACACCTTTTGCTCTCATCATTTGAACGGCGGAGATACAACAGCGACACCTTGAGAGGAACTTCTCCAGAATAGCGGTCCCTCTCATCCGCCTCTCTGGCACAAGTCAAATGCAGTGGGCTGTTTCCCTTGACGTGTCTCATGTTTCTGTTACATATATACACTTCCTGCTCTACATTACGGACATGTTAGTTATAAAATGTCATTTCATTTTGACATATTTGGACGAAATAGATGGCTTTACAAAAGCTCACAATAGTTAAAGTGGATAATAGTCTTCGTGGGGGAGCACTTCTTTATGATCATAAAAAAGCATTCTAGTCGCACCCAGTACTTGTACCATTACCTGTTCCTGACTCTGCACATACCGAAACATTGCTTTAATTgaaaacactttacttttgaAAAATAGGCCATTACAAAACCATCGTGTCTATCCCTTCTCTGGCAGACAGTATCATTTCATCCATTGCAACCCATAACCACACAAAATCAGGAATCGTTTGTGGCTACATTAACTTCGCAGCATAAGCACTGGAGTGACGTTAGTTGGTCATGCTTGTCTGCGTCCCATATAGCCTATCTGAATGTCAACAATTGGCACACCATAAGATAACACATTTTACATTCATAAGGAGGTGACGCAGCAGATGTCCAAAGTCTGCGAAAAGTATAAATAATCCTGATATCAATCAACAATCAAATGATAAACAGAAAGAACATGCATTTACAAGTTTCCTCCCATCTTTTTTGTTCATTTCCGCTTGATAACAGAataaaacaacaaatacaaatccTAACTGCGTTTTGTCACAAAAAATAGAGAAATGGCACTTtgaatatattcatatatagttttatatttatatatatttatattgatAACACGAAAGAAGGTTCgagtttgtttctttgtaactATGGTATGGATCCCAGTGTGTGTTGAGACCATGCGAATCATGCAGATATGATACAGttttatttacattacattcatgCTCGTGCACCATTTCCAAGTCCTCCTTCCTCTGATGTTCGGTCTGATTGCGGCAAATGTCTGTACTGGGTAGGGGGAGGGGATCTTTACATATATTACACTTAGTTCTGTAGCAGAGGCTCGTTGACAACTACAGTCAACCGGAGAACACAAAAAAATAGGCTAATTCCGAAAGAAGCGACTAAGAAGCTTTGAAGTAGGCAATGCGTCTTTTCCTCTCAGTCGTTTCACTTTTTTTCATGGCACGCAGTTTATTTGCTTATTTCTCTAGTTTGTATTCCAGCATGAGCTGTCCTTAGATGTTTAAGCATAACGTTACTTGTCAGAAAGGGAGTGGGCTCCACAGTCATAATTCCTATGCGGTGCGTCTGCGTTGAATCCACTATGCCAGTAAGCTGAGCTGTCGCATACAGTCTGTAGAGAATTTATCTCTGAGGCCGAGGAGTTGCCATCTCTTCGCTTTGATCGTTTACGATTCCGTAAGATAAAGACGAGCATTCCCACAACAGTAAACGCCGACGTGACAAAGACCAGCAgcaaaccaggcaccagtacAGAGATGGATACTCTGCTGGGTTCCAGATAGTTGTTGGACCGTGTCCCCGTGTCTACAGGGAAAGTGCTGTTCttggagggagaggtgggagagaTGTTGTCTTTGAGCCGTGGACACAGTAGCTCATTTCTAATGTGCCGAAAATCCCGCGCCCAAGACTCCGGTGGGGACTCGCATTTTAGATCACTTACAATGACGTCTGGCCCAAGTTTAGCTGCCCACTGTTTGAAAGGAACAATCTTACATGAGCAATCCCACGGGTTTCCATGCAAATCAATTTGTATAATGGAGTTGAGCTGATCTAAAACCCCAGGCACTGGGAGATATGTGAAATAATTGTTGTGCAGGCTGATTTTGGACAAAGCCACCCCTTGAAACACATCCACAGGTAGAGATTTAAGCAAGTTGTTGTTAAGAAATAGGACCCTCAAATTAGGCATGGGACTGAAGGAGCCGGCCATGATGAGCTGAATGTCATTATATTCCAAACTGAGATATTCCAAATTCTGCAGTCCCACAAACATTTCCGCCATTAATGTATCCAGGTAGTTTTTGTCCATGTACAGCCACCTTAATTCAGTGAGATTTTGGAAAGTGCCATTTTCTAGCATTTTTATGTTGTTCCCCCCCAAATCAAGTAAATTAAGGCTGTTGTAGCCTTTGAGGTGGTTCTTTCTCACAGTGTGAATGTTGTTGTCACGCAGATTCAGCTCGTGCGCAATAATGGGTTTAGGTTTTAAATTGACCACGCTTTCTATTTTCCTGCCCTCGCAGTTGACCCCGAGTCCTTGTCTGGTCCCGATCAGTTTGCAGCTGCATGAGTGGGGACAGGATGCGTTGGACAGCTGGTCCTTCTCCCCTGTCCCCGTTGCCATAGCAGTGGGTTTCGTTTTCTGTGGGTTTCGCTGCCAGTTTTCGCCTGATTTCAGGGGCCCCTTATGCCTATTTCCCGGAGATTCGGATTCTGTGTCACCACCGGTTTGAAAAGGCGTTGGACTGGGTCCAGGATCGGAGATCTCGTCTTGGGTGGGAGGTGCATCCATGCCCGAGTCTATCCCGCTCTTTGAAGGGCACAGGTCTGCCTCTGATGTCTCGTTTAAGTCCCTTCCCTGCAGTCGTGTCGGTGCCTCGCAAAGGACACTCCCGATAAGAGCGTTTTGTGGGATATTCTCCAGCCATTCCTTTAGAGACACCAGATCACAGTCACAGTCCCAGGGGTTGTCCTCCAATAAAACCTCTACTATGCCAGGTATTTGTTCTAGAATTCCTTCATAAGGCAACGTTTTTATTCGATTTCCCCGTAGGTCAAGGTGCGTAATGGGTACGTGTTGAAACACATTTATAGGAAGTGCTGTTATAAGGTTGTCGTTTAGGATCAAAACTTCAAGTTTACTTAAGTCCCTGAACACAGATGGGTCAATGTCTCTCAGTAGATTAAAATCAGCTTGGAGATATTCCAAGTCGTCTAAACCAAGGAACGTGTTCTTTTTAAAAGACcgtattttgttgttgtttatgtgcaGCCGTTTGACAAGCTGCAGTCCGAGAAAGGCGCCAGGGACAATGTCGTGTAAGCCGTTGTTCTCCAAATGTAAGCTGACAGCATTGTAAAAGTTAGCAAACTCATTGGGGAAAAGTCTGGACAAAGAATTCCCGTGGAGTAATAAATGATAAAACTGGGAACTCGGACCAGTCAAATGATGGAGATTGCTGAAGCTCCTCTTTTCACAGTCAATGTGCAGATCGCCTTCTATTGCATTGCAGGAGCAGATCTGCTCCTTACAAACGTCCCTTGTAACATTTCCAATAGCAACACAAAGAGCCGCCTTCAGCAACACAATCCAAAGAAGCATTTTCAATACGAACAATTCATCCCCGATTTCAAGACATGAATGCAATCAGCGAGTGGATATGCGTTTGGGATTCCAAAAAGATTCACCACTCTTAAAAAACAAGACGACAGTCCGTAATTATATCCATGTCCATATAGCTGGCTATGTCCAGGCGTAGGCTGGTAAAACTGACCATAAGATGCAGCTCAAGAGAATCCTTTTGTTCAATCCCCCATCAAGATTTTAGAAAATGACCCAAAGCAACAATACGTTACTTCACCCATCATTAAATTTGACTTAAGGTTTTCGATGACTGACCTTGCAATTTTACAAATCCGTGATTTTCTTATGGTGCGACGCATGCAGCGAGGTGCTGTTCTTTCTCCCTTGGTGCTGAATTCACACCCCGAAGATTTAATGCTGATCACTATGCATGGCAAAAAGATACCTCAGAATCCTCACATCATTCGGTGTCTTCCTGTGTCTCCACTACTGTCTTTTTCCGATTTTGAATTGCGAAGAAGGTAACCAAGAGGCTCCGTTCGTTCCAGCCTGGTGCTCACTGGAAGATCTGACACCCTCTGCTGAGCTGCAATGGCAAAAATCCATCGGGTGAGGGaatgctgaaaaaaaaatcaatccacATACAGGGCAAGTGTTAAAATGTTCACATTAAAAGCCGTCGATATGTTTAgactgtctttgtctctccccTCAGTTTTAGATTTTATAGCCTCTGTTTCCGATTAGATTTCCCGTCCAACTCTGTTGACAATCAGATACACTGAAGTGTTTGTTCCGAGTTGCCTTTTTAAAGTAAACCGCATAGCGCACTGCCAATCTCTAAGACATTCCCGCTTCGAATGAAGGTTAAAACAACCTCGTTTGGAGTCTTCCAGACGCATTTTCCAAAGAAAAAACAGAGCTGTTATATCGCAATAGTTTTGGGATACAGGTGTTGCTCTCTATGTGGTTGATTCTTTGAAAATGAATCCGCAGTTGAATGCGGTAAAATAATTAACTACATGTCGTGCCTGCAACAATCCTGCCCACGAAAGAATCCTACTTCGATTAATGTACCAACACAGGCTGCGTCAAGGGCATATATGTAAACTATGCCCGCATACGTCACcactttcaataaaaaaaaaaaggtttaaaaGAACATACGATGGATTGTGGCTGATTTGGTTAGGCGGTCTGGTTAGGTTAGGTTTAACTACCGTTCCAGATTTGGCTCTTTTCCAACATCGTGTTCTTTATGTCTGGTTTCAGAGTCATGCACCTTTTTTAAAATTTTATCACGCAGTTTTCTCTGACAATATGAAATATGTGACAGTGGACAGCCCGTTTGGCGTCTGTGTTAAAGTGGATATGTGGCAGACAGACGTGTGTCGGCTATTTCCCTTTGAAACTAAAGTTATTTAATAATTCCTGAGTCTGAAAtcaacatttgaaatgtctaGGCTGAAAATGTAGTTCTGATCTGAACATTTCTTGTTCCAAGCATTCGTTAGACTGCAGACTGACTTCATCCACATCATATGAATacatcccacccccaccccctctccccagaCATCCTTAATGAGCCTTTCTCAAAATGGGTGGTGGGTGTTCGTGTGCCTCCAGTTCTCCCCTTTTTATCTGATGATAAAGTGATTTTGTGAtttggtttttcttttttttttaatggagtaAAACAACAAAGTCAGAACTGCAGTAATGAGCTAGCGTGATTGCTAGGTCTGATGACGCCAATTATTCTACTACTTGGGTACAAAAACAACTCCAACAGAAACAATAGTGTCAAAACATATATCATAAAGCATATGTATTGTCAAGTGTTGGATATGTCGATGTACAGATATGACCGAATCAAATGGTTTTGTTAGCCACAAGAAAACTCCATGTCCTTTTACACATGGCTTAGGTCCCATATACTAAACAAACCACTGTACCTCTAACATGCCATTCTTGATCCACTGGTCACCTGTGAATATTTTAATATTACAACAGCAAATCCCATGGAGTGTTTGGAAAGCTGAAATGGGATTGGGCCTTCACACAAACGCTGGCTCTCTTGCAGAGGATGGAATGGTGTCATTTCCTGACTCTATGCACATTTTGGAGAGTGTACCTCTTGGTTACCTGGCAGAGATATCCCACACAGACCACATATGCAATAACATGTGAAAGTTGGCATTCATAACCTTTGGACCTAAGTTTGTCACATCCACAATATgaccatatatacagtatgaccatatatatattttttttgcacaGTGTTTTGCTTAAGGCATAAGCATAGTGCATGGGTTTCCAAACTTTCAGTATTAACCCTTCTTGTCacctgagggggaaaaa
Encoded proteins:
- the LOC134071672 gene encoding SLIT and NTRK-like protein 1 gives rise to the protein MLLWIVLLKAALCVAIGNVTRDVCKEQICSCNAIEGDLHIDCEKRSFSNLHHLTGPSSQFYHLLLHGNSLSRLFPNEFANFYNAVSLHLENNGLHDIVPGAFLGLQLVKRLHINNNKIRSFKKNTFLGLDDLEYLQADFNLLRDIDPSVFRDLSKLEVLILNDNLITALPINVFQHVPITHLDLRGNRIKTLPYEGILEQIPGIVEVLLEDNPWDCDCDLVSLKEWLENIPQNALIGSVLCEAPTRLQGRDLNETSEADLCPSKSGIDSGMDAPPTQDEISDPGPSPTPFQTGGDTESESPGNRHKGPLKSGENWQRNPQKTKPTAMATGTGEKDQLSNASCPHSCSCKLIGTRQGLGVNCEGRKIESVVNLKPKPIIAHELNLRDNNIHTVRKNHLKGYNSLNLLDLGGNNIKMLENGTFQNLTELRWLYMDKNYLDTLMAEMFVGLQNLEYLSLEYNDIQLIMAGSFSPMPNLRVLFLNNNLLKSLPVDVFQGVALSKISLHNNYFTYLPVPGVLDQLNSIIQIDLHGNPWDCSCKIVPFKQWAAKLGPDVIVSDLKCESPPESWARDFRHIRNELLCPRLKDNISPTSPSKNSTFPVDTGTRSNNYLEPSRVSISVLVPGLLLVFVTSAFTVVGMLVFILRNRKRSKRRDGNSSASEINSLQTVCDSSAYWHSGFNADAPHRNYDCGAHSLSDK